The proteins below are encoded in one region of Brachyspira intermedia PWS/A:
- the pfkB gene encoding 1-phosphofructokinase — MIYTLTLNPAVDYYMDMNKLEEGELNKVNTSYTLAGGKGINVSKVLKNFGIESVALGFCGGFTGEYIKSDLNKYGIKDNFISLAENTRINVKIKTEKKETEIMGKSPKILQENIDQMLSIIDNNIQDNDILVLSGSVPSSVKEDIYKDIIQKTKLKNNVKVILDSRENAFKIAVKENVFLTKPNRKELSEYFGRDIKTVYDIITYARQLVEDGSDNVLVSLGKDGSALVTKEGSYIGNAPEGKLVSSVGAGDAMVAGIVYGISQNLSILDSYKYAIASGTATAFSEGLTTFEDMNNLLDKVEVKSINLK; from the coding sequence ATGATTTACACTTTAACACTAAATCCTGCAGTAGATTATTATATGGATATGAATAAATTAGAAGAGGGAGAATTAAATAAAGTAAATACTTCATATACTTTAGCAGGAGGAAAAGGAATAAACGTTTCTAAAGTATTAAAAAATTTTGGCATTGAATCTGTTGCCTTGGGATTTTGCGGAGGTTTTACAGGTGAGTATATAAAATCAGATTTAAATAAATACGGAATAAAAGATAATTTTATTTCTCTTGCTGAAAATACTAGAATCAATGTAAAGATAAAAACAGAAAAGAAAGAAACTGAAATAATGGGGAAATCTCCTAAAATATTGCAAGAAAATATAGATCAAATGCTTTCTATTATAGATAATAATATTCAGGATAATGATATATTAGTACTTTCAGGAAGCGTTCCTAGTTCTGTAAAAGAAGATATTTATAAAGACATTATACAAAAAACAAAATTAAAAAATAATGTCAAAGTGATATTAGATTCAAGGGAGAATGCTTTTAAAATAGCAGTGAAGGAAAATGTTTTTCTTACAAAGCCAAACAGAAAAGAATTATCAGAATATTTTGGAAGAGATATAAAAACTGTATACGACATCATAACTTATGCAAGGCAATTAGTAGAAGACGGAAGTGATAATGTTTTAGTATCATTAGGAAAAGATGGTTCTGCATTGGTTACTAAGGAAGGTTCTTATATAGGAAATGCCCCTGAAGGAAAGCTGGTAAGTTCTGTTGGTGCTGGGGATGCAATGGTGGCTGGTATTGTATATGGTATAAGTCAAAATTTAAGTATATTAGATTCTTATAAGTATGCTATAGCTTCAGGTACTGCTACAGCTTTCAGTGAGGGGCTTACAACATTTGAAGATATGAATAATTTACTTGATAAAGTTGAAGTTAAGAGTATTAATTTAAAATAA
- a CDS encoding alpha/beta hydrolase — MAVNFIKADKKIKPEKYTFDKNKAQYILYFAPQLKENESPKKQVIVYLYGGGWREGNANLYRFVGRRFAKEKFHTILLGYRLSKKYKYPAQIEDVFAGFNKALEVLKNKNIDYSDIIVIGSSAGAHLGALLVYYKEMHKKYNVDSNIFKGYVSLGGPTDLNVCTNDIITPMLDQLFEEGYNREEANPYNHIDGSERTKVLCVHSELDPICDVDNSINFSNKVNSFHDGLADCIIFDNKNIYHNNLVNGIFFEAMDSEHILDKVFKWIEKIDN, encoded by the coding sequence ATGGCTGTTAATTTTATAAAAGCTGATAAGAAAATAAAGCCTGAAAAGTATACATTCGATAAAAATAAGGCTCAATATATATTATATTTTGCTCCTCAATTAAAAGAAAATGAAAGTCCAAAGAAACAGGTTATAGTTTATTTATACGGCGGAGGCTGGAGAGAGGGTAATGCTAATTTATACAGATTCGTTGGAAGAAGATTTGCAAAAGAGAAATTCCATACTATTTTATTAGGATACAGACTAAGTAAAAAATATAAATACCCAGCTCAAATAGAAGATGTATTTGCAGGATTTAATAAGGCACTAGAAGTTTTGAAAAATAAAAATATTGATTATTCTGATATTATAGTGATAGGTTCATCTGCCGGTGCTCATTTGGGAGCTTTGCTTGTATATTATAAAGAAATGCATAAAAAATATAATGTAGATTCTAATATTTTTAAAGGATATGTATCGCTTGGAGGGCCAACGGATTTAAATGTATGTACTAATGATATAATAACTCCTATGCTTGATCAATTATTTGAAGAGGGCTACAATAGGGAAGAGGCTAATCCTTATAATCATATAGACGGAAGCGAGAGAACAAAAGTATTATGCGTTCACTCGGAATTGGATCCTATTTGCGATGTTGATAATTCTATTAATTTTTCTAATAAAGTTAATAGCTTTCATGATGGCTTAGCTGATTGTATTATATTTGATAATAAAAATATTTATCATAATAATTTAGTTAATGGTATATTCTTTGAGGCTATGGACAGCGAACATATATTAGATAAAGTATTCAAATGGATTGAAAAAATTGATAATTAA
- the galE gene encoding UDP-glucose 4-epimerase GalE, which translates to MAVLVCGGAGYIGSHVVNELLKQNIETVIIDSLEYGHKDAIKDCKNFYHGNIGDSDLLDKIFKSHNIDSVMHLCAYIEVGESVQNPAKYYHNNVSNSINLLNAMLRANVKNFIFSSTAAVYGEPEKIPLEEDCRKEPTNPYGDSKLALEKILSWYTKAYDFNYVALRYFNASGAHPDGHIGEDHKPESHLIPLILQVPLGKRDSIKIFGDDYPTPDGTCLRDYIHVCDLALAHIAAMNYLKKGGKSVACNLGNGNGFSVKEVIEVARKVTGHPIPAEVCPRRAGDSSELIASSKRAKEVLGWTPTIDSLETIVQTAWNWHKNHPNGYNDR; encoded by the coding sequence ATGGCTGTTTTAGTATGCGGAGGAGCTGGATATATAGGCTCACATGTAGTTAATGAACTTTTAAAGCAGAATATAGAAACTGTTATAATAGATTCATTGGAATATGGGCATAAAGATGCTATCAAAGACTGCAAGAATTTTTATCATGGAAATATAGGTGATAGCGATTTACTTGATAAAATTTTTAAAAGTCATAATATTGATTCTGTAATGCATTTATGTGCTTATATAGAAGTAGGAGAAAGCGTACAAAATCCTGCTAAATATTATCATAATAATGTATCCAATTCTATTAATCTTCTTAATGCAATGCTTAGAGCAAATGTTAAGAACTTTATATTTTCTTCTACTGCTGCAGTTTATGGAGAACCAGAAAAAATTCCTTTGGAAGAAGATTGCAGAAAAGAACCTACTAATCCTTATGGAGACAGTAAATTGGCATTAGAAAAAATACTTTCTTGGTATACTAAGGCTTATGATTTTAATTATGTCGCTTTAAGATATTTTAATGCTTCAGGGGCTCATCCAGACGGACATATTGGTGAGGATCATAAACCTGAATCACATTTGATACCATTAATACTTCAAGTACCACTTGGTAAAAGAGATTCAATAAAAATATTCGGTGATGACTACCCTACTCCTGATGGAACTTGTTTAAGAGATTATATACATGTATGCGATTTAGCTTTGGCTCATATTGCTGCTATGAATTATTTGAAGAAAGGCGGAAAAAGTGTTGCATGCAATTTAGGTAATGGAAACGGATTTAGTGTAAAAGAAGTTATTGAAGTAGCTAGAAAGGTTACAGGACATCCTATACCGGCAGAAGTTTGTCCTAGAAGAGCAGGAGATTCATCAGAGCTTATAGCAAGCAGTAAGAGAGCTAAAGAGGTATTAGGTTGGACTCCTACTATAGACTCATTAGAAACTATAGTACAAACTGCTTGGAATTGGCATAAAAATCATCCTAACGGATATAATGACAGATAA
- a CDS encoding VOC family protein, translating to MLKEVMHIGITVSNIERSINFYRDILGLTLIGEALMEGKETDALFAMSNCKVKIAYLNGSDNIIAPPIELLQFVSPETIKDEPKLNKISASEICFRVENIEKVYKYLIDNNVECLSSPQEFDFTSYGFSKSKALYFKDPDGIILELMETF from the coding sequence ATGTTAAAGGAAGTAATGCATATAGGTATTACTGTGAGCAATATAGAAAGATCTATTAATTTTTACAGAGATATTTTAGGCTTAACATTAATAGGAGAGGCTTTAATGGAAGGCAAAGAAACAGATGCTCTTTTTGCTATGAGTAATTGTAAGGTAAAAATTGCTTATCTTAACGGCAGTGATAATATAATAGCTCCTCCTATAGAATTATTGCAATTTGTAAGCCCTGAAACTATCAAAGATGAGCCTAAATTAAATAAAATTTCAGCATCAGAAATTTGCTTTAGAGTAGAGAATATAGAAAAAGTATATAAATATTTAATTGATAATAATGTGGAATGCCTATCATCACCTCAGGAATTTGATTTTACTTCTTACGGATTTTCAAAAAGCAAAGCATTATATTTCAAAGATCCTGACGGCATTATATTAGAATTGATGGAAACATTTTAA
- a CDS encoding YebC/PmpR family DNA-binding transcriptional regulator produces MSGHSKWASIKHKKAANDSKKGKIWSKIAKEITIAVKEGGSPDPDQNARLRMVIVKAKGTNMPNDNIDRAIKRGAGAGEGANIEEMSYEGYAPGGVAIIVDVATDNKNRTAAEIRSIFSKNGGNLAENGAVSWQFKKKAVVMIPAAGNTEESLMDIVLDAGAEDIEQDEEVFTITGPMETLSSIVDALKAKGIEPESAEIVRVADNTMTIAENDAKKVMKIIGLFEDHDDVSAVATNLEITDNLIEE; encoded by the coding sequence ATGTCAGGACACTCCAAGTGGGCTAGTATTAAACATAAGAAAGCCGCAAATGATTCAAAAAAAGGTAAAATTTGGTCAAAAATAGCAAAAGAAATAACAATCGCAGTAAAAGAAGGCGGAAGCCCAGACCCAGACCAGAATGCAAGATTAAGAATGGTTATAGTAAAAGCTAAAGGTACTAACATGCCTAATGATAATATAGACAGAGCTATAAAAAGAGGTGCTGGAGCAGGCGAAGGTGCTAATATCGAAGAAATGTCTTATGAAGGTTATGCTCCAGGCGGAGTAGCTATCATAGTAGACGTTGCTACAGATAATAAAAATAGAACTGCTGCTGAAATAAGATCTATATTCAGTAAAAACGGCGGAAACTTAGCAGAAAACGGTGCAGTTTCTTGGCAGTTTAAGAAAAAAGCTGTTGTAATGATACCTGCTGCTGGAAATACAGAAGAAAGCTTGATGGATATAGTTTTAGATGCCGGTGCTGAAGATATAGAACAAGATGAAGAAGTATTTACTATCACTGGACCTATGGAAACTTTATCATCTATAGTAGATGCTTTAAAAGCTAAAGGCATAGAGCCTGAAAGTGCTGAAATAGTACGCGTTGCTGATAACACTATGACTATAGCTGAAAATGATGCTAAAAAAGTTATGAAAATCATAGGTTTATTTGAAGACCATGATGATGTTTCTGCAGTAGCTACAAACTTAGAAATCACTGATAACTTAATAGAAGAATAA
- a CDS encoding alcohol acetyltransferase encodes MSVVLNNEEVNPKILQEALDITIKRFPTLSLMIKKGLFWNYFEENHRRLIVEEDKYYPCYNINSKLNNGYLLRVGYYQYRIFTEVYHSLADATALISFLKSLLYHYFVLLGKNIDDKNDDIFKDTVPIIADYDDSFSVHTKDKIETKKEKKIKNVYLIKGKPLKFYGDNVVHGMISLKSIKEESKKHNTTITSYILSALVYSIYETRIKNRLDGKNIVMCVPVNLRSIFPSISLKNFFGVANILIGTDKELTFDDIIMITNREMKEKISKEKLQNFIYENTKLENNIFAKFIPLVIKNFVVNLAFELFEDKLKTMTVSNFGNISLPDDMKDYISHFEAVVYPTINSPLNCGLCSFGDKLSITFNRTVIETDIIKYFFRYISNITEVEIYSNDYGV; translated from the coding sequence GTGTCAGTTGTACTCAATAATGAAGAAGTCAACCCTAAGATACTTCAAGAAGCATTAGACATCACAATAAAAAGATTTCCAACACTTTCGCTTATGATAAAGAAAGGATTATTTTGGAATTACTTTGAAGAAAATCATAGAAGATTGATCGTAGAGGAAGATAAATATTATCCCTGCTATAATATAAACAGTAAATTAAATAACGGCTATCTTTTGAGAGTAGGCTATTATCAATATAGAATTTTTACTGAAGTTTATCACTCTCTCGCTGATGCTACAGCTTTAATAAGTTTTTTAAAATCTTTACTATATCATTATTTTGTTTTGTTAGGAAAAAATATTGATGATAAAAATGATGATATATTTAAAGACACTGTTCCAATTATAGCAGACTATGATGACAGCTTTTCTGTTCATACAAAGGATAAAATAGAAACTAAAAAAGAAAAAAAGATAAAGAATGTTTATTTGATTAAAGGAAAGCCTTTAAAATTTTACGGCGATAATGTTGTGCATGGAATGATAAGTTTGAAAAGCATTAAGGAAGAGAGCAAAAAACATAATACCACAATCACATCTTATATATTATCGGCTTTGGTTTATTCAATTTATGAAACTAGAATAAAAAACAGACTTGACGGAAAAAATATAGTGATGTGCGTACCTGTTAATTTGAGAAGTATATTTCCTTCAATATCATTAAAAAATTTTTTCGGCGTTGCTAATATATTGATTGGCACAGATAAGGAATTAACTTTTGATGATATTATAATGATTACAAATAGAGAGATGAAAGAAAAAATAAGTAAGGAAAAACTTCAGAATTTTATATATGAGAATACGAAATTAGAAAATAATATATTTGCCAAATTTATACCATTAGTTATTAAAAATTTTGTAGTTAATTTAGCATTTGAACTTTTTGAAGATAAATTGAAAACTATGACAGTATCGAATTTCGGTAATATATCTTTGCCTGATGATATGAAAGATTATATAAGTCATTTTGAAGCTGTTGTATATCCTACAATAAACAGTCCTTTAAATTGCGGCTTATGCAGTTTCGGTGATAAATTATCAATTACATTTAATAGAACGGTAATAGAAACTGATATAATAAAATATTTTTTTAGATATATATCTAATATTACAGAAGTGGAAATTTATTCTAATGATTACGGAGTATAA
- the ruvC gene encoding crossover junction endodeoxyribonuclease RuvC, with protein sequence MITLGIDPGFARCGYAFVEAKNSVYKIVDSGLIETFQNQEYNQRLSFIYTQLDELIKKYKPSNAAIEELFFSKNTKTAIKVAEARGVIILALTLNNIEFYEYKPKEVKSQITGNGNANKDAMMKMVNLFTGADIIQDDTADAVAIALAHASRNRIFNNIK encoded by the coding sequence ATGATAACTTTAGGAATAGACCCGGGATTTGCTAGATGCGGATATGCTTTTGTAGAGGCAAAAAACTCCGTATACAAAATAGTAGATTCCGGGCTTATTGAAACCTTTCAAAATCAAGAATATAATCAAAGACTTTCTTTTATCTATACCCAATTAGATGAACTTATAAAAAAATATAAGCCTTCTAATGCTGCAATAGAAGAATTATTCTTTTCAAAAAACACTAAAACCGCAATAAAAGTTGCTGAAGCTAGAGGTGTTATAATATTAGCTTTAACACTTAATAATATTGAATTCTATGAATACAAGCCTAAAGAGGTAAAATCTCAAATAACAGGCAACGGAAATGCTAATAAAGATGCTATGATGAAAATGGTTAATCTTTTTACCGGTGCTGATATTATTCAAGATGATACAGCCGATGCCGTAGCTATAGCCTTGGCACATGCTTCAAGAAACAGAATATTTAATAATATTAAATGA
- a CDS encoding DUF6320 domain-containing protein, with product MAYCNNCRLKIKTNRNICPLCLKELNNNDNEIINEEYHSYEWFYKMQKKINAQKIVLLSSLAAIIALIIVNISTNSKYNWAVISVISILCSYFTYVCFTADTLYLRQKLLIEFFILMPLVIVIDIFTGFYKWSFNYVIPFLSLGLNIAMFLIAVIDRKYFNEYVSYIMSASFISIIMIILPLFHFVLWSSLSALGGGIIIILAMLILFRIDFVSSIIKIFHI from the coding sequence ATGGCTTATTGTAATAATTGCAGATTGAAAATTAAAACTAATAGAAATATATGTCCTTTATGTTTAAAAGAATTAAATAATAATGATAATGAAATAATAAATGAAGAATATCATTCTTATGAATGGTTTTATAAAATGCAGAAAAAAATCAATGCTCAGAAAATAGTTTTGCTTTCATCATTAGCAGCAATAATAGCTTTGATAATAGTAAATATTTCAACTAATTCAAAATATAATTGGGCTGTAATATCTGTTATATCAATATTATGTTCTTATTTTACCTATGTATGTTTTACAGCTGATACTTTATATTTAAGGCAGAAATTACTTATAGAGTTTTTTATACTTATGCCTCTAGTTATTGTAATAGATATATTCACCGGTTTTTATAAATGGTCATTTAATTATGTTATTCCTTTTTTGTCGCTTGGTTTAAATATTGCTATGTTTTTAATTGCAGTTATAGATAGAAAATATTTTAATGAATATGTTTCTTATATAATGTCAGCTTCTTTTATATCAATAATAATGATAATTCTTCCTTTATTTCATTTTGTACTTTGGAGCAGTTTATCGGCTTTGGGAGGAGGTATTATAATTATTTTAGCTATGCTTATATTATTTAGAATAGATTTTGTTTCATCTATAATAAAGATTTTTCATATATAA